DNA sequence from the Sphingomonas bisphenolicum genome:
GTCGGGCGATATCGGCCCGACGCGCTTGCCAAGCGCCTGCAAGGCGTCCCCGACGCGTCCCTTCCTACACCATGGCGGCACGACCGGCGCGCCAGGGACGCGGCGCTTTTCGCGAGGCAGGGGAGGGCAGGCATGGTGATCCATCGATCAGGATAGATCAGATGAAATCCTACATTGGAAGCTTATTGGATTGTGCCGGATCGATTGCGCAGGCGGGCGGAAGATGCAAAAGGCCGCCGCGACTATCAGGACAGGACTAAGACCCATGCTGGCAAAAATCGAACCGGGCGCGACCTTCAAGGATAATCTGGCCGGGCTGCCGTCGATCGACGGGCTGGCGCGTATCGACCTGACGGATGCGCGTGGCGCGATCGTTGCGACGATCGAAAACCAGCCGGGCAAGCAGGGCTCGCTCGCGGTCTATCATTATCTTGGGCAGGCGTTCGGCGCGCTGGACGCGGCTGCGGCGGACCATGGCCTGGCCCTATTCGCGGAACATAGCGCCGATGCCCGCAACCGTCCGGGCGCGCATCCCAATGTCGATCGGCTGATCGCGATTGCCGAAGGTGGCGCGGCGCTGGACATCGTGGTGGTGGCTGAGGGCTGACCGGGCCTTTTGTTGCTTTCAGAAGAAAGAGGCTTCGACAGGCTCAGGCGTAACATAGAGCAAGGGGGCAGGATCGCATGATCCCGCCCCCGTTTTTTCGTCAGGCCGCGGCGCGGCGTTCCTTCAGTTCTTCATTGAGCATTTCGGCCAGCAGGAAGGCCAGTTCCAGGCTCTGCGCCGCGTTCAGGCGCGGGTCGCAATGGGTGTGGTAGCGGTCGGCGAGGCCCTCGTCGGTGATGGCGATGGCGCCGCCGGTGCATTCGGTGACGTTCTGGCCGGTCATTTCGGCATGAATGCCGCCGCCGAAGCTGCCCTCGGCGCGGTGGACGGCAAAGAAGCCGCGCACTTCGGCCAGGATGCGCTCGAACGGACGCGTCTTGTAGCCGTTCGCCGCCTTGATGACGTTGCCGTGCATCGGGTCGCAGGACCAGATGACCGGATGGCCTTCGCGCAGCACCGCGCGCACCAGCTTGGGCAGGCCCGCCTCGATCTTGTCATGGCCGTAGCGGGTGATGAGCGTGATGCGCCCGGCTTCCCGCTTCGGGTTCAGCGTGTCGAGCAGGCGTAGCAGTGCATCCGGTTCCAGGCTGGGACCGCATTTCAGGCCGATCGGATTGCCGATGCCGCGCAGATATTCGACATGGGCCGACCCTTCGAAGCGGGTGCGGTCGCCGATCCACAACATGTGCGCGGACGTATCGTACCAGTCGCCGGTCAGCGAATCCTGGCGGGTCAGCGCCTGTTCGAACGGCAGCAGCAGCGCTTCATGGCTGGTGTAGAAGCTGGTGCCGCCCAACTGGGGCACGGTTTCGGCGTCCAGACCGCAGGCGCGCATGAAGTCGAGCGCCTGGCCGATCTGGTCGGCCATCGCCTCGAATTTCGCGGCCCAGGGGCTGCGGCCCATGAAATCGAGCATCCAGCCATGGACGCGATCCAGCGACGCATAGCCGCCGGTCGAGAAGGCGCGCACCAGGTTCAGCGTCGCGGCCGACTGGTTATACGCCTGCACCATGCGCTGCGGGTTCGGCTCGCGGGCTTCGGGCGTGAAGGCGATGTCGTTGACATTGTCGCCGCGATAGCTGGGCAGTTCCACGCCGCCGATCGTCTCGGTATCGGCCGAGCGCGGCTTGGCGAACTGGCCGGCCATGCGGCCGACCTTCACCACCGGCAGCTTCGACGCGAAGGTCAGCACCACCGCCATCTGAAGCAGCACGCGGAAGGTGTCGCGGATATTGTTCGGATGGAATTCCGCGAAGCTTTCCGCGCAGTCGCCGCCCTGCAACAGGAAGGCGTCGCCGGTCACGACCTTGGCGAGATCTGCCTTCAGGTTGCGTGCCTCGCCCGCAAAGACGAGGGGCGGAAACTGGCCAAGCTGGGCCTCTACCGAGGCAAGCGCCTCTGCGTCCCGGTAAAAGGGCATCTGGATGCCCTTATGCTCCCGCCAGCTTTCCGGCGTCCACTTCGCCGCCACGTCGAGTCTCCTTCGCACAAGATAAAATAGGCGCCGCCCCTACGCTTGTCTGCGGAGCAAGGCAAGAATGTACCAGTTAGGCCATGGGCGCACGCAATGAATTGTCGCGATCAGGCTTTCAGAGGAACCTGGTCGGCTCGCTCTATTTCGTGCAGGGCCAGCGCTCGTTCAAGGCCACGCTGACGAGGACCGAGGCGGGCGTCTTGCGCTGGTCGGGCCAGCGTTCGAGATAGGCGATGACGGTCTTGCGGGCTTCTTCCGCGCTCATCCGGTCGGGCCAGCAGACCGGGCGGGCGCGGCCGATGAACATGTCCTTGCGGATGCCGTCGACCACGCCGACGATATAAGCGGTGCAGGCGAGCGCATATTCCGGCGCCTTGTTGCGGCATTTGGCGAGCAGGGTCGTGCCGGTTTCGAACATGAAGGCCTGCGCCGCGACCGGGGTGGGGGATGCGGCGAGCAGGGCAGCGGCTAAGGGGAGGAGGCGCATCATCATGTGTCCCTTATCCTGTTCCGGCCTGCGCGGGAGCAGGCTGTTTTTTCTTCAATTCTTTCGCTTCGCGGTGAAGGCGAAGGTCAGCGCCACCTGCGGACCAAGCCCGCCGCTGCTGTCGCCATTGCCCACGCCGAAAAGCGCGCGGGTGATGGTGGCGCTGCCCGACACCTTGCGGGTAGCGTCCTTGCCGGACAGGGTGAAGCGGATCGTCTGCGGTTTGGATACGCCCTTGAGCGTCAGCGTGCCGCGGGCGCGGTAGCTGTTCGGACCGGTGGCTTCCGCGCCCTTGGCCGTGAAGGTTGCGGTGGGATGAGCGGCGACACCGAAAAATTCGTCGCCGGGCAACATCCCGTCCTTATAGGCGTCGCCCACGCTGGCCGAGGCCATGTCGATCGTCACCTGGATATCGGCGCTGTCGGGATGATCGGGGTCCATGACGATCTGCGCGGTCCATTTGGAAAAGCTGCCGCTGATCGTCTCGCCATCATTGCCGACGGAGAAGCCGATGCGGCCGCCGGGCTGCACGGTCCAGGCGGGCGGCGGGCCGACGGGTAGTTCGGCGGCGGCTTCGCTGGCGTTGGCTGCTGCGTTTTCAGCCGGGACGGCGGCGTTGGCGGCTTCCGCGACATTGGCGTCTTCCGCCGCGGCATTGGCGGGGTCTTCCGCGACCGGGACGGGCGCCGATGCAGCCTGCGGCGCGGGCAGGATCGCGCGGCCGGCGACGAAGCCGACCAGAATCAACGCGGGCAGCCCGATCAGCAGAGCGGTGGAGCGCCCCGGCACCATCCGCCAGATGAGGCCATCGCGCATCAGCAGATGATGGCGCAACGCGCCCGCGACGTGCAGCGCCAGCAGCGCGATGCCCAGCCAGGCGAGCAGGCCATGGCCGTTTTCGGCGAGGCCATGCGCACTCGCTGGCAAGGGCAGATGGGGCAGGGGGATGACGCCGAACAGCAAGGTCGGCACCTTGACCTTTGCGGTCGATACCAGCGCCCAGCCGGTGAGCGGCGCGCCCAGCATGAAGGCGTAGAGACCGACATGTACGCCCGACGCGAGTGCGCCCTGCCAGCCATTCTCCAGCTTGGCCGGGCGCGGCTTCCAGAAACGCACGGCAATCCGTGCCAGTGTCAGCGCGAGCACGGTCATGCCGACCGACTTGTGCAACTGGTAGAGGGCGAAGCCGCGCGCGCCCAGATCCTCCAGCGCCCAGCCGACGGCGATCTGAAAGGCGAGCAGGGCGGCGATCGCCCAGTGCAGGAAGATGGCGGCCCGGCTATAGCGTTGCATGGTGGTCCCCTGGATCATGGCGGACCCGAAACTATGACGCCCGTGCGGCCAAGTCCATCGTCCGGGCGCGAAACGCTTCGTTGCCGCCGCACCGCCTTATGTGTCCCAAAGGACGCAGTTGCGGCATTTTTATGGGCGCGATTGCATCACCCGCTATCCGGGTTAAGAGGCTTATCTGTTGGATTGACGCGATTTCCGGCGTCCGATCGGAAGTCGCTACGGCACGCTCATAATCAGGGAAATAGCAGGACATGGCCAAACCCGAATCCTGGCGTCTGAACCCGGAGGCTTATCGCTTCGTCACCAGCATCGACACGCGGTTCCAGGATCTCGACACCATGGGCCATATCAACAATGTGGCGATCTCCGGCATTTTCGAAACCGCGCGCATCCGTTTCCACCATCATATGGGCCGCCATCCGCAGGAGCAGGGCGTGCGCTGGCTGGTCGCGAACGTGAACCTGAACTTCGTCGAGGAATCGCATTTCCCCTATCCGTTCGAGGTGCATTGCGCGATCGGCCATATCGGCCGCACCAGCTGGACGATCAGTTCGGCCGGCTTCCAGAAGGGCGTGTGCGTCGCCACCTGCGACACCACGGTCGTCACCCATGGCGCCGAAGGCCGCCGCGCGATCGACGACACGCTGCGCGAGGCGATGGAGCTGAACTTCCTGCGCCAGCCGGAGTGATTTCAAGCGCCATTTAAGCGTTGCGTGTTCCCGCCTGCGCGGGAACACGCAGGGCGTTAGTCAGCAGTCAAGGGACTGAATGTCGATCGGTCCTAGCGAAATCCCGCCATGCGCCGGCTCCATTGCACCGCGATCACCGCGCCCTTGACCGGCTGGATCATCGCCACGGCCAGCAGCACGGCGAGGCTGGGCCAGATCAGCGCCTGCCAGCCCAGCGGGATGGCGAGGGCGCTGTTCACCTCGATCATCAGGGGCACCAATATATGGCCCAACAGCAAGATGACGATATAGGCGGGGAAGTCGTCCGCCTGATGCGCGTCGAGCGCCAGGCCGCAGGACGGGCAATTGGGCGCGGTCTTGAGGAAGCGGGCGAACATGCGCCCCTCGCCGCAGGCCGGGCATCGTCCCCGCAGCCCATGCCCGATGGCGGCGCCGGTCGGGCGATCGGACGGGGGTGCGGGATCGGTCACGTCCCGGCAGCTAGGGGCTTTGAATGCCGGGCGCAATGGCGCGTCTGTGGCTTACCGCCTTTCGCCGATTGTAAAGCCTGTTAAGAAGCGCCCATGCGTCTGCCCGGTCCCAACGAAGCCTATTGCCTGTTCGACGACGCGCGCGCGCGCAGCGTGGCGCCCGCGCGCCTCTACCGCGACCCGGTGGAGGTCGTCGTCGCCCGCCGCATGGCCGATGTGCAGCCTGCGCTCGACCGCATCGCCGAAGCGCAGGAGAGCGGCCTGCATGTCGCGGGCTATATGGCCTATGAGGCGGGACTGGCGCTGGAGGAGCGGCTGGCGCCGATCGCGCACCGGCAGGACGCGGGCGCTGCGCCCCTGCTGTGGTTCGGCCTGTTCGAAGGGGTGCGGCTGATCCCGCCCGGCACGCTGCCCGACCTGCTGCCCGACCCGGCGGGCGCGACCGTCGGCCCGCTGCGCCCCTTGGTGGACGAGGCCGCCTATGGCGTCGCCTTTGGCCAAGTGCAGGATTATATCCGCGCCGGCGACATCTATCAGGTCAATCTGACCTTCCCCTGCGATGTCGATGTCGCGGGCGACCCGCTCGCCCTCTATGCCGCGGTCCGGCCGCGCGCCGCGGCGGGCTATGGCGGGGTGATCCGCACCGGCGATCGATCGATCCTGTCCTTCTCGCCCGAACTCTTCTTCACCCAGGTCCGCGGCCAGTTGACCGCGCGACCGATGAAGGGCACCGCCACCCGCGCCGCCGACCCGAATGCAGATGCGGCGCAGGCCCGCTGGCTGGAAAGCGACGCCAAGCAACGCGCCGAAAATCTGATGATCGTGGACCTGCTGCGCAACGACCTGTCGCGGGTGTCGCGCGCGGGCAGCGTGATCGTGCCCGACCTGTTCAAGGTCGAAACCTATCCCACCGTGCATCAACTGGTGTCGACGGTGCGCGCGCGCATCCTGCCCGGCCTGTCGCCGGTGGACGTGCTGCGCGTGTTGTTCCCCTGCGGCTCCATCACCGGCGCGCCCAAGGTGCGGGCGATGGAGATCATCGATGCGGTCGAACCCCATGCGCGCGGCGTCTATACCGGCACGATGGGCTGGATCGATCCGGAAGGCGACGCCGCGTTCAATGTTGCCATCCGCACCATTTCCGTCGAAGAAGGCGCAGGGACGGGGCGGCTCGGCCTGGGGTCCGGTATCGTCGCGGATTCGGATTGCGCATCCGAATGGGCGGAGTGCCTGGCCAAGGGGCGCTTCCTGTCGCTCCCTTGACCCTGGGCCTGATCCCTTAAGAGTGGTTGACTTTTGGCGCGGTGGGGCTTGAAAAGTTTCAATGGCATTGGCTGACGGACGGTTCGACCTCATCGAAACCATGGCCTTCGATCCGCTCGAAGGCATCAGGTTGCTGGAACTGCATCTTGAGCGGATCAAGGCGAGCGCCGACGCGCTCGGCTTCCATTTCGATCGCCATGATGTGCGCAACGAATTGCAGGCTGCGACCTTCCGCCTGCGCGACCGCAGCCGGGTGCGGCTGATGGTGTCGCGCGGCGGGGCGATCGCGATCGAGGTGCGCGGTCATCTGGGCTGGCCCGACCCGATCATGAAGGTCGCGGCCGTGCCGCGCCATGCGCCCGCGGATGACCTGCGCCTGCTGCACAAGACCAGCGATCGCAGCCTCTACAAGGACGCGCTGAAACGTGGCGGCACCTATGAAGTGCTGCTGATCGATGCGCAGGGCTATCTGACCGAAGGCTGCTTCTCCTCCATCTTCGTCGAACGGGGCGACAAGCTGGTGACGCCGCCTCTGGCGCGCGGCATCCTGCCCGGCATCTTGCGCCAGAGCCTGATCGACATGGGGGAGGCGGTGGAAGGCGACCTGCGCCCCTACGACCTGGAGCGCGGCTTCTTCATCGGCAATGCGGCGCGCGGCATGGCCGCCGCGACATGGTCGCGGTGACCGGGTAACGCCGAATATGGCGCGATAGCCGCGCTATTGTGCCGTAAAGCCAATAAGCGGCATCTGGCCGGTTGCCCCTTTCTCCGTTGCACATTAAGGGACGCCGCGTCCGCTTTTGTTGCGGACGTTGGGGATTCTATATTTTTTTGACGCGATTTCCGAGTCAACAGGCTGTTTCGCCTAGTTTGAAATCGCTCTGAGGAAAGATTGTTGCCATGAGCCAGACTTCTGCCGCCTTGGGTCGCATCCAGCCGTCCGCCACGCTCGCCATGAGCGCCCGCGTGAACGCGCTCAAAGCCGAAGGCGTGGACGTTATTGGCCTGTCGGCCGGCGAGCCGGACTTCGACACCCCCGATTTCGTCAAGGAAGCGGGCATTGCGGCGATCCGCAACAACCTGACCCGCTACACCGACGTGGACGGCACCGCCGATGTCAAGGAAGCCGTCGCCTTCAAGTTCAAGCGCGACAATGGCCTGACCTACAAGCGCAGCCAGATCAGCGTCAATTCGGGCGGCAAGCACACATTGTTCAACGCGCTGGTCGCGACCGTCGATGCGGGCGATGAGGTCATCATCCCGGCGCCCTATTGGGTCAGCTATCCCGACATCGTGAATTTCGCGGGCGGCACCCCGGTGTTCATAGAAGGCCCGGCGAGCCAGGGCTACAAGATCACCGCCGCCCAGCTGGACGCCGCGATGACTCCGCGCACCAAATGGGTGATGCTGAACTCGCCGTCCAATCCGTCGGGCGCGGCCTATTCGGCCGACGAACTGAAGGCGCTGGCCGACGTGCTGCTGCGTCACCCGCATGTGCTGGTGATGACCGACGACATGTATGAGCATGTCTGGTACGCATCGACTCCCTTCGCCACCATCGCGCAGGTCTGCCCGGAGCTGTACGACCGCACCTTGACGGTCAATGGCTGCTCCAAGGCCTTCTCCATGACCGGCTGGCGCATCGGTTTCGCCGGTGGCCCCGAATGGATCATCAAGGCGATGAGCAAGCTCCAGTCGCAGTCGACCAGCAATCCCTGCTCGATCAGCCAGGCTGCCGCCGTCGCCGCGCTGACCGGCCCGCAGGACTTCCTGGAAGAGCGTAACGGCGTGTTCCGCAAGCGCCGCGACATGGTCGTCGCCATGCTGAACGACGCGCCGGGCCTGGATTGCCCGACGCCC
Encoded proteins:
- a CDS encoding DUF2322 family protein encodes the protein MLAKIEPGATFKDNLAGLPSIDGLARIDLTDARGAIVATIENQPGKQGSLAVYHYLGQAFGALDAAAADHGLALFAEHSADARNRPGAHPNVDRLIAIAEGGAALDIVVVAEG
- a CDS encoding class II 3-deoxy-7-phosphoheptulonate synthase; its protein translation is MAAKWTPESWREHKGIQMPFYRDAEALASVEAQLGQFPPLVFAGEARNLKADLAKVVTGDAFLLQGGDCAESFAEFHPNNIRDTFRVLLQMAVVLTFASKLPVVKVGRMAGQFAKPRSADTETIGGVELPSYRGDNVNDIAFTPEAREPNPQRMVQAYNQSAATLNLVRAFSTGGYASLDRVHGWMLDFMGRSPWAAKFEAMADQIGQALDFMRACGLDAETVPQLGGTSFYTSHEALLLPFEQALTRQDSLTGDWYDTSAHMLWIGDRTRFEGSAHVEYLRGIGNPIGLKCGPSLEPDALLRLLDTLNPKREAGRITLITRYGHDKIEAGLPKLVRAVLREGHPVIWSCDPMHGNVIKAANGYKTRPFERILAEVRGFFAVHRAEGSFGGGIHAEMTGQNVTECTGGAIAITDEGLADRYHTHCDPRLNAAQSLELAFLLAEMLNEELKERRAAA
- a CDS encoding Rap1a/Tai family immunity protein encodes the protein MRLLPLAAALLAASPTPVAAQAFMFETGTTLLAKCRNKAPEYALACTAYIVGVVDGIRKDMFIGRARPVCWPDRMSAEEARKTVIAYLERWPDQRKTPASVLVSVALNERWPCTK
- a CDS encoding YceI family protein, yielding MQRYSRAAIFLHWAIAALLAFQIAVGWALEDLGARGFALYQLHKSVGMTVLALTLARIAVRFWKPRPAKLENGWQGALASGVHVGLYAFMLGAPLTGWALVSTAKVKVPTLLFGVIPLPHLPLPASAHGLAENGHGLLAWLGIALLALHVAGALRHHLLMRDGLIWRMVPGRSTALLIGLPALILVGFVAGRAILPAPQAASAPVPVAEDPANAAAEDANVAEAANAAVPAENAAANASEAAAELPVGPPPAWTVQPGGRIGFSVGNDGETISGSFSKWTAQIVMDPDHPDSADIQVTIDMASASVGDAYKDGMLPGDEFFGVAAHPTATFTAKGAEATGPNSYRARGTLTLKGVSKPQTIRFTLSGKDATRKVSGSATITRALFGVGNGDSSGGLGPQVALTFAFTAKRKN
- a CDS encoding acyl-CoA thioesterase, with amino-acid sequence MAKPESWRLNPEAYRFVTSIDTRFQDLDTMGHINNVAISGIFETARIRFHHHMGRHPQEQGVRWLVANVNLNFVEESHFPYPFEVHCAIGHIGRTSWTISSAGFQKGVCVATCDTTVVTHGAEGRRAIDDTLREAMELNFLRQPE
- a CDS encoding DUF983 domain-containing protein → MTDPAPPSDRPTGAAIGHGLRGRCPACGEGRMFARFLKTAPNCPSCGLALDAHQADDFPAYIVILLLGHILVPLMIEVNSALAIPLGWQALIWPSLAVLLAVAMIQPVKGAVIAVQWSRRMAGFR
- the pabB gene encoding aminodeoxychorismate synthase component I — protein: MRLPGPNEAYCLFDDARARSVAPARLYRDPVEVVVARRMADVQPALDRIAEAQESGLHVAGYMAYEAGLALEERLAPIAHRQDAGAAPLLWFGLFEGVRLIPPGTLPDLLPDPAGATVGPLRPLVDEAAYGVAFGQVQDYIRAGDIYQVNLTFPCDVDVAGDPLALYAAVRPRAAAGYGGVIRTGDRSILSFSPELFFTQVRGQLTARPMKGTATRAADPNADAAQARWLESDAKQRAENLMIVDLLRNDLSRVSRAGSVIVPDLFKVETYPTVHQLVSTVRARILPGLSPVDVLRVLFPCGSITGAPKVRAMEIIDAVEPHARGVYTGTMGWIDPEGDAAFNVAIRTISVEEGAGTGRLGLGSGIVADSDCASEWAECLAKGRFLSLP
- a CDS encoding aminotransferase class IV; translated protein: MALADGRFDLIETMAFDPLEGIRLLELHLERIKASADALGFHFDRHDVRNELQAATFRLRDRSRVRLMVSRGGAIAIEVRGHLGWPDPIMKVAAVPRHAPADDLRLLHKTSDRSLYKDALKRGGTYEVLLIDAQGYLTEGCFSSIFVERGDKLVTPPLARGILPGILRQSLIDMGEAVEGDLRPYDLERGFFIGNAARGMAAATWSR
- a CDS encoding pyridoxal phosphate-dependent aminotransferase, whose protein sequence is MSQTSAALGRIQPSATLAMSARVNALKAEGVDVIGLSAGEPDFDTPDFVKEAGIAAIRNNLTRYTDVDGTADVKEAVAFKFKRDNGLTYKRSQISVNSGGKHTLFNALVATVDAGDEVIIPAPYWVSYPDIVNFAGGTPVFIEGPASQGYKITAAQLDAAMTPRTKWVMLNSPSNPSGAAYSADELKALADVLLRHPHVLVMTDDMYEHVWYASTPFATIAQVCPELYDRTLTVNGCSKAFSMTGWRIGFAGGPEWIIKAMSKLQSQSTSNPCSISQAAAVAALTGPQDFLEERNGVFRKRRDMVVAMLNDAPGLDCPTPEGAFYVYPDASGVIGKVTPKGVTIDSDETLIGYFLDEAKVAAVHGAAFGLSPAFRISYATSDDVLKKACTRIQEACAALR